A single region of the Massilia sp. erpn genome encodes:
- a CDS encoding diacylglycerol kinase: MEQPVSEFKSKSGLKRILSAFFYSVDGLKSAWRHEHAFRQELMLFVFGGIIAMFLPVSAFQKLVLIGVLVLVLIVELINSAIEAVVDRISLDRHPLSKNAKDFGSAAVLLACLLAGATWAVVLFNRFY; this comes from the coding sequence ATGGAACAGCCTGTCAGTGAATTCAAAAGCAAAAGCGGTTTGAAGCGCATCCTCTCCGCCTTCTTTTATTCGGTGGATGGCTTGAAATCGGCCTGGCGCCACGAGCACGCCTTCCGCCAGGAGTTGATGCTCTTCGTTTTCGGCGGCATCATCGCCATGTTCCTGCCGGTCTCTGCTTTTCAGAAACTGGTGCTGATCGGCGTGCTGGTGCTGGTGCTGATCGTGGAGCTGATCAACTCGGCCATCGAAGCCGTGGTCGACCGCATTTCGCTGGATCGTCACCCGCTGTCGAAGAATGCCAAGGATTTTGGCAGTGCAGCAGTCTTGCTGGCCTGCCTGCTGGCCGGCGCCACCTGGGCGGTGGTGCTGTTCAACCGCTTTTATTGA